A stretch of the Candidatus Woesearchaeota archaeon genome encodes the following:
- a CDS encoding calcium/sodium antiporter: protein MLELILYISIVIASMYILIKSADYLISSASTLGQRAGINKLVIGLTLIAIGTSLPELFTAVFGIYTSNSPSSFVFGTIIGSNIANTLLVFGILLIFANKFKSNLKKFDIFFLILSTLLLTLIILNSELTRLYGIIMIILFVIYIYQTIKFGKSKELITDVKEEVDELEDDEIAKKNTLFVSIIFILSIIGLNLSARGVVLGIENIGILLLIPIEYLTLTTVAFATSLPEVIVTINTAKRKDYEIGIGNIVGSNISNILLIVGTAGVLKPMIFESSKYLLSMLFLIVATVIFIFLINKKNVNKIHGAILFTMYCIYVIYTFI from the coding sequence ATGTTAGAATTAATACTCTATATCTCAATTGTTATAGCATCAATGTACATCCTGATAAAATCTGCGGACTATTTAATCTCATCTGCATCAACATTAGGACAAAGAGCAGGAATAAATAAACTAGTAATTGGTTTAACACTAATAGCAATAGGAACTTCACTTCCTGAACTATTCACAGCAGTTTTTGGAATTTATACAAGTAATAGTCCATCATCATTTGTATTTGGAACAATAATTGGATCAAACATTGCAAACACATTATTAGTATTTGGAATTCTTTTAATCTTTGCGAATAAATTCAAATCAAACTTAAAAAAATTTGATATTTTCTTCTTAATTTTATCAACCCTATTACTAACACTAATCATATTAAATTCAGAACTAACAAGACTCTATGGAATAATAATGATAATTTTATTTGTAATCTATATCTACCAAACAATCAAATTCGGAAAATCTAAAGAATTAATAACTGATGTAAAAGAAGAAGTTGACGAATTAGAAGACGATGAAATTGCAAAAAAAAACACATTATTTGTAAGTATAATTTTCATATTAAGTATAATCGGATTAAACCTCTCTGCAAGAGGAGTTGTTCTAGGAATTGAAAACATAGGAATACTACTACTAATACCAATTGAATACTTAACACTTACAACTGTAGCATTTGCAACATCACTCCCAGAAGTAATTGTAACAATAAATACTGCAAAAAGAAAAGATTATGAAATCGGAATTGGAAACATTGTAGGTTCAAATATCTCAAACATCCTATTAATTGTAGGAACGGCAGGAGTTTTAAAACCAATGATTTTTGAAAGTTCCAAATACTTATTAAGTATGCTTTTCCTAATTGTTGCAACAGTAATATTTATATTTTTAATAAATAAAAAGAATGTAAACAAAATACATGGCGCAATACTATTTACAATGTATTGTATATATGTGATTTATACATTTATCTAA